The Miltoncostaea oceani genome includes a region encoding these proteins:
- a CDS encoding ATP-binding cassette domain-containing protein has translation MSESRAVVAAEDMEVRYHGGPEPAVRGVSLLLGPGEGLLLTGSPGAGKTSLLRGLLGLVEHRGSATLFGVAVGDARARRRIGYGPQGDGFASGLRVSEAVREVLALRSAAPTAGATSDALDRAGLGYVADWRTGRLDAEGWRRLSLALAIAGDPDLVVLDDPWVLGDTLREIAAARARGAAVLAAAGRPGGLAPALGRRMALQDGVTR, from the coding sequence GTGAGCGAGTCACGGGCCGTGGTGGCGGCCGAGGACATGGAGGTGCGCTACCACGGCGGCCCCGAGCCGGCCGTGCGGGGCGTGTCGCTGCTCCTCGGCCCCGGCGAGGGGCTGCTCCTGACCGGCTCCCCCGGCGCGGGCAAGACGAGCCTGCTGCGGGGGCTGCTCGGCCTGGTCGAGCACCGCGGCAGCGCGACCCTCTTCGGCGTCGCGGTCGGCGACGCCCGCGCCCGCCGCCGCATCGGCTACGGACCACAGGGCGACGGCTTCGCGTCCGGCCTGCGGGTGTCCGAGGCGGTGCGCGAGGTGCTGGCGCTCCGCTCGGCGGCGCCGACGGCCGGCGCGACCTCCGACGCCCTCGACCGCGCCGGGCTCGGGTACGTCGCCGACTGGCGCACCGGCCGGCTCGACGCCGAGGGCTGGCGGCGCCTGTCGCTCGCCCTCGCCATCGCCGGCGACCCCGACCTCGTCGTGCTCGACGATCCCTGGGTCCTCGGCGACACGCTCCGCGAGATCGCCGCCGCCCGCGCCCGCGGCGCGGCGGTGCTCGCCGCCGCCGGGCGCCCCGGCGGCCTCGCCCCGGCCCTCGGCCGCCGCATGGCGCTCCAGGACGGGGTCACCCGGTGA
- a CDS encoding DUF1802 family protein, with product MAEHALKEWAVAVAALAAGDQVLIVRKGGIGEKRFELPHRSFYLFPTYAHQRPELVKPEARVRFGDPLAQRDDPERLPLAVYAELVEAHPIADPDALAAIDHLHVLTADYAAERLRWRRKHPLWAAILRVWTVDPVPVLEDAPSHGGCVSWIELPPAIGAPEGLVPALDDAAFARASGEVEAALTAAGVVR from the coding sequence GTGGCTGAACACGCGCTGAAGGAATGGGCCGTCGCCGTCGCGGCCCTCGCCGCGGGCGACCAGGTGCTCATCGTCCGCAAGGGCGGCATCGGCGAGAAGCGGTTCGAGCTGCCGCACCGCAGCTTCTACCTCTTCCCCACCTACGCGCACCAGCGCCCCGAGCTCGTGAAGCCCGAGGCGCGCGTGCGCTTCGGCGACCCCCTGGCCCAGCGGGACGACCCGGAGCGCCTGCCGCTCGCGGTGTACGCCGAGCTGGTCGAGGCGCACCCGATCGCCGACCCCGACGCCCTCGCCGCGATCGACCACCTGCACGTGCTGACCGCCGACTACGCGGCGGAGCGGCTGCGGTGGCGCCGCAAGCACCCGCTGTGGGCGGCGATCCTCCGCGTCTGGACGGTCGACCCCGTCCCGGTCCTCGAGGACGCCCCGTCGCACGGCGGCTGCGTCAGCTGGATCGAGCTGCCCCCCGCCATCGGGGCCCCCGAGGGCCTCGTGCCCGCGCTCGACGACGCGGCCTTCGCCCGCGCGTCCGGCGAGGTCGAGGCGGCGCTGACGGCGGCCGGGGTGGTCCGCTGA
- a CDS encoding NUDIX hydrolase encodes MPARPGRPHAAPGVPPLADLSTALEATLRDRRPTPQPGPGRRAAVLVLLYERHEEPHLLLTKRSDDLPSHPGQISLPGGVVEVHDASERDAALRETEEEVGIGREGLRVIGELDDVHTMVSGFIIHPFVAVLDRPMVAVPSDAEVARIIHGRVADLLAADAVLPPSPSVRELRYPLAGEDVWGATARVLRTLCAVTREALAT; translated from the coding sequence ATGCCCGCCCGCCCCGGACGCCCTCACGCCGCCCCCGGGGTCCCGCCCCTCGCCGACCTCTCGACGGCGCTCGAGGCGACCCTGCGCGACCGGCGCCCGACGCCCCAGCCCGGTCCGGGGCGGCGCGCCGCCGTCCTGGTCCTGCTCTACGAGCGCCACGAGGAACCGCACCTGCTGCTCACGAAGCGCAGCGACGACCTGCCGTCGCACCCCGGGCAGATCTCACTGCCCGGCGGGGTGGTGGAGGTGCACGACGCCTCGGAGCGCGACGCCGCCCTGCGCGAGACGGAGGAGGAGGTGGGGATCGGGCGCGAGGGCCTGCGGGTGATCGGCGAGCTCGACGACGTCCACACGATGGTCTCGGGGTTCATCATCCACCCCTTCGTCGCGGTCCTCGACCGGCCGATGGTTGCGGTGCCGAGCGACGCCGAGGTGGCCCGGATCATCCACGGGCGCGTCGCGGACCTGCTCGCGGCCGACGCCGTGCTGCCGCCGTCCCCCTCGGTGCGGGAGCTGCGCTACCCGCTCGCCGGCGAGGACGTGTGGGGGGCGACCGCCCGGGTGCTGCGCACGTTGTGCGCCGTCACCCGCGAGGCGCTCGCGACCTAA
- a CDS encoding helix-turn-helix transcriptional regulator, translating to MAMRDDDKLVRQLSLVAFLMSQQRPVTADEIHEAVEGYGGMTEQAFLRRFYADRAEIEAMGLRLAVERPGDDPFQGDLYALPPENYYLPELDFDEAELSALQTCLYLLEGQFAYAEPLRLALQHLTLGRPSPLDDHAARTVSVNLLGGDYSAEIANHLSKIESAISRRKTIRFTYYSIGRDERSEREVDPYSLLYSAGNWYMVGYSHERSDTRIFRLSRVEGRITFKTRAEHDFRAPQDFDLSRYRDRAPWQLEGPHQTATIALTPTIAWWVEQMFGAYGATAIGADGAGVYTTDYANRRELVAWILGLGTEARVIEPTELREDVTAALTLVAERHQVDGPRPAPSPPLRVAAAPEPSAATGAEVPAAQQPPERVVPAERFARLLALMTRLLAACGDSAEAQIPIADLRAALNLDKRTLEDDIGLLNLINFGGGCYALFAQIDGDTVVVQKETYGDRFARPARLSPLEAKALLWTLDFIGDRLPTEAGSSLSSVRAKVEAAIGEDSLPTVELGRAQSQNTGLATAVSQAIREDRLLEIDYWTESRGAITKRVIEPHLLVNAQDAWYVVAYCRRAEAQRTFRLDRLRSAVLLEERFPRRPEIATAGPYMPWGHHPQPGETVAQSASVWCAPSLARWMLEKHSSRERFADGSALVEIPYASEEWLVKELLKYQGDAVLFEPVALRRTVAELAEGVLDRYDEADLPSGGHRRRATTR from the coding sequence ATGGCGATGAGAGACGACGACAAGCTGGTCCGCCAGCTCTCCCTGGTCGCCTTCCTGATGTCTCAGCAGCGGCCGGTGACGGCCGACGAGATCCACGAGGCGGTGGAGGGATACGGCGGCATGACCGAGCAGGCGTTCCTGCGCCGGTTCTACGCCGACCGGGCGGAGATCGAGGCGATGGGGCTGCGCCTGGCGGTGGAGCGCCCCGGCGACGACCCCTTCCAGGGCGACCTCTACGCGCTGCCCCCCGAGAACTACTACCTGCCGGAGCTCGACTTCGACGAGGCCGAGCTGTCGGCCCTGCAGACGTGCCTGTACCTGCTGGAGGGGCAGTTCGCCTACGCGGAGCCGTTGCGCCTCGCGTTGCAGCACCTCACGCTGGGGCGCCCGAGCCCGCTCGACGACCACGCCGCGCGGACGGTGTCGGTCAACCTGCTGGGCGGCGACTACTCGGCGGAGATCGCGAACCACCTGAGCAAGATCGAGTCGGCGATCAGCCGCCGCAAGACGATCCGCTTCACCTACTACTCGATCGGCCGGGACGAGCGCTCCGAGCGCGAGGTCGACCCGTACAGCCTGCTCTACTCGGCGGGCAACTGGTACATGGTCGGCTACTCCCACGAGCGCAGCGACACCCGCATCTTCCGCCTGTCGCGGGTCGAGGGGCGGATCACGTTCAAGACCCGCGCCGAGCACGACTTCCGGGCGCCGCAGGACTTCGACCTGTCGCGGTACCGCGACCGCGCCCCGTGGCAGCTCGAGGGCCCCCACCAGACGGCGACGATCGCCCTCACCCCCACCATCGCGTGGTGGGTGGAGCAGATGTTCGGCGCGTACGGGGCGACGGCCATCGGCGCCGACGGGGCCGGCGTGTACACGACCGACTACGCGAACCGGCGGGAGCTGGTGGCCTGGATCCTCGGCCTCGGCACCGAGGCGCGCGTGATCGAGCCGACGGAGCTCCGGGAGGACGTCACCGCCGCCCTGACCCTGGTCGCGGAGCGCCACCAGGTGGACGGCCCCCGGCCCGCCCCCTCGCCCCCGCTGCGGGTCGCCGCGGCGCCCGAGCCGTCCGCCGCAACCGGCGCGGAGGTCCCCGCGGCCCAGCAGCCGCCGGAGCGCGTGGTGCCGGCGGAGCGGTTCGCCCGCCTGCTCGCCCTCATGACGCGCCTGCTCGCCGCCTGCGGCGACTCGGCGGAGGCGCAGATCCCGATCGCCGACCTCCGGGCCGCGCTGAACCTCGACAAGCGCACGCTCGAGGACGACATCGGCCTGCTGAACCTCATCAACTTCGGTGGCGGCTGCTACGCCCTGTTCGCCCAGATCGACGGCGACACCGTGGTGGTGCAGAAGGAGACGTACGGGGACCGCTTCGCACGGCCGGCCCGCCTGTCGCCGCTGGAGGCGAAGGCGCTGCTGTGGACGCTCGACTTCATCGGCGACCGCCTGCCGACCGAGGCGGGCAGCTCGTTGAGCTCCGTGCGGGCGAAGGTGGAGGCCGCGATCGGCGAGGACAGCCTCCCGACCGTCGAGCTGGGGCGGGCGCAGTCGCAGAACACGGGGCTGGCGACGGCCGTGAGCCAGGCGATCCGTGAGGACCGCCTGCTGGAGATCGACTACTGGACGGAGTCGCGGGGCGCGATCACGAAGCGCGTGATCGAGCCGCACCTGCTCGTGAACGCCCAGGACGCCTGGTACGTCGTGGCGTACTGCCGCCGCGCCGAGGCGCAGCGGACGTTCCGCCTCGACCGGCTGCGCAGCGCGGTGCTGCTGGAGGAGCGCTTCCCGCGCCGTCCCGAGATCGCGACCGCCGGTCCGTACATGCCGTGGGGTCACCACCCCCAGCCCGGTGAGACGGTGGCGCAGAGCGCCTCGGTGTGGTGCGCGCCGTCGCTCGCCCGCTGGATGCTGGAGAAGCACAGCTCCCGCGAGCGCTTCGCCGACGGCTCCGCCCTCGTCGAGATCCCGTACGCGAGCGAGGAGTGGCTCGTGAAGGAGCTGCTCAAGTACCAGGGTGACGCGGTGCTCTTCGAGCCGGTCGCGCTGCGGCGCACCGTCGCCGAGCTGGCCGAGGGCGTCCTCGACCGCTACGACGAGGCCGACCTCCCGAGCGGCGGCCACCGCCGGAGGGCCACCACCCGCTGA
- a CDS encoding prenyltransferase — translation MGGVRRAVLGLWLEIRVIPVLQWSFTAITLGTALAWRDEGEGSVTGYLVAVAIGVLLQGLVAHSVNEISDWRSGTDRDPSPRVISGGSKVIASGLLGPRALAGVAVAAALAAAVLGTVAAARWGWILVVYGAAGLAGAVLYTLPPIRAAYRPFGGEAIAFTCVWGCTSGAYVLQTGGLSGGAALAGIAYGASCVAMLMMHHYLDRVPDSRALPPKTTTIVLLGGAGRRYAVAWAAIALAGAVVLTALVDGAFVVAAAAFAACLALHVVVVPDDPASVTRSELGVILLGMAGGLGTAALIAPGMAWALVPVAVLVPLELVLSGAAHRDLMASRAAAPATGTPP, via the coding sequence ATGGGCGGCGTCCGCCGTGCGGTGCTGGGCCTCTGGCTGGAGATCCGGGTGATCCCGGTCCTGCAGTGGTCCTTCACCGCCATCACGCTCGGGACGGCCCTCGCATGGCGCGACGAGGGGGAGGGGTCCGTGACCGGCTACCTCGTGGCCGTGGCGATCGGCGTCCTCCTGCAGGGGCTCGTCGCGCACAGCGTCAACGAGATCTCGGACTGGCGCTCCGGCACCGACCGCGACCCCTCGCCGCGGGTCATCAGCGGGGGCAGCAAGGTGATCGCCTCCGGCCTGCTCGGGCCGCGGGCGCTGGCGGGCGTCGCGGTCGCGGCGGCGCTCGCGGCCGCCGTGCTCGGGACGGTCGCCGCGGCGCGGTGGGGGTGGATCCTCGTCGTGTACGGCGCCGCCGGCCTCGCGGGGGCGGTGCTCTACACGCTCCCGCCGATCCGGGCGGCGTACCGCCCGTTCGGCGGGGAGGCGATCGCGTTCACCTGCGTGTGGGGCTGCACCAGCGGCGCCTACGTCCTGCAGACCGGCGGCCTGTCGGGGGGCGCCGCCCTCGCGGGGATCGCCTACGGCGCCTCGTGCGTGGCGATGCTGATGATGCACCACTACCTGGACCGGGTCCCCGACAGCCGGGCGCTGCCGCCGAAGACGACCACCATCGTCCTGCTGGGCGGCGCGGGACGGCGGTACGCCGTCGCGTGGGCGGCGATCGCCCTCGCGGGGGCGGTGGTGCTGACGGCGCTCGTCGACGGCGCCTTCGTCGTCGCGGCGGCCGCGTTCGCGGCGTGCCTGGCGCTGCACGTGGTCGTCGTCCCCGACGACCCGGCGTCGGTCACCCGCAGCGAGCTGGGGGTGATCCTGCTGGGCATGGCGGGGGGTCTCGGCACCGCCGCCCTCATCGCCCCCGGGATGGCGTGGGCCCTCGTGCCGGTGGCCGTGCTCGTGCCCCTCGAGCTGGTGCTGTCGGGCGCCGCGCACCGCGATCTGATGGCCTCCCGCGCCGCCGCCCCCGCGACGGGGACGCCGCCGTGA
- a CDS encoding radical SAM protein: MIDAILSRAADGERITPDEAITLHRDAPLEDLGAAADAVVRRRYGDEITYNVNAHLNPTNICVVGCGFCAFAVWTEKDERAYAYSVDQLVDRAVELSDLGITELHIVGGMTKEYDLPYYEELFSELKATLPHVSLTALTAVEVDFIARISKVSHAEALQRLRAAGHDTMPGGGAEVFSPRVRKIIADRKVPAEVWLAVHREAHAQGLRTNATLLFGHFETPEEQVDHMAQLRALQDDTGGFQAFIPLPFLPGNTDFAYLPGPSREEKLRTIATARLFLDNFAHIKGHWVMLGEEITSEALGYGLDDLSGTLTEERIAHATTVQTPLGLSEERMRGLIAAGGKRPAERGTLYDRVHRDGVAA, translated from the coding sequence ATGATCGACGCCATCCTCTCGCGAGCGGCCGACGGCGAGCGCATCACGCCGGACGAGGCCATCACCCTCCACCGCGACGCCCCGCTGGAGGATCTCGGCGCGGCCGCCGACGCCGTGGTCCGTCGCCGGTACGGGGACGAGATCACCTACAACGTCAACGCCCACCTCAACCCGACCAACATCTGCGTCGTCGGGTGCGGGTTCTGCGCGTTCGCGGTGTGGACCGAGAAGGACGAGCGCGCCTACGCCTACAGCGTGGACCAGCTCGTCGACCGCGCGGTCGAGCTCTCGGACCTCGGCATCACCGAGCTGCACATCGTCGGCGGCATGACGAAGGAGTACGACCTCCCGTACTACGAGGAGCTCTTCTCCGAGCTGAAGGCGACGCTGCCGCACGTCTCGCTGACGGCGCTGACGGCCGTCGAGGTCGACTTCATCGCCCGCATCTCGAAGGTGTCCCACGCCGAGGCCCTCCAGCGCCTGCGCGCCGCCGGCCACGACACGATGCCGGGTGGCGGCGCCGAGGTCTTCAGCCCCCGCGTGCGGAAGATCATCGCCGACCGCAAGGTCCCCGCCGAGGTCTGGCTCGCCGTGCACCGCGAGGCGCACGCCCAGGGCCTCCGGACCAACGCGACCCTCCTGTTCGGGCACTTCGAGACGCCCGAGGAGCAGGTCGACCACATGGCGCAGCTCCGCGCGCTGCAGGACGACACGGGCGGGTTCCAGGCCTTCATCCCGCTGCCGTTCCTGCCGGGCAACACCGACTTCGCGTACCTGCCGGGCCCGAGCCGCGAGGAGAAGCTGCGCACCATCGCGACGGCCCGCCTGTTCCTCGACAACTTCGCCCACATCAAGGGCCACTGGGTCATGCTCGGCGAGGAGATCACCTCGGAGGCCCTCGGGTACGGGCTGGACGACCTGTCGGGCACGCTCACCGAGGAGCGCATCGCCCACGCGACGACCGTGCAGACGCCGCTCGGCCTGTCCGAGGAGCGCATGCGCGGCCTGATCGCCGCCGGGGGCAAGCGCCCCGCCGAGCGCGGGACCCTCTACGACCGCGTCCACCGCGACGGGGTGGCGGCCTAG
- a CDS encoding isocitrate/isopropylmalate family dehydrogenase, with protein MEGDQTGQELLEEALRVLAPDVIGLPLTFERYDLSLENRRRTRNQVVFDAAEANVRHGFGLKAATITPEGAGDVGSPNALLREAIGGKVIIRTGRRLSGVRPLGGIHAPISVVRMAVDDAYNAREYREGEGDDELAWRVERISRRTCRAVAEFAFQQARRMHATVFGGPKWTVSPVYEGMLKEELDAAAARHPDVRYRPILIDALYAALVSHSGDALVVPALNRDGDCLSDMILQLFGSIAGAESQLLAFGEDFRASAVMAEAPHGTAPTLQGKNVANPLAMILAGASVLPYMGDEQFPVASRAIYEGALEAIAEGVRTADLGGESAMDEFTDEVIKRVRTKLDVWSALGESALRY; from the coding sequence ATGGAGGGGGACCAGACCGGCCAGGAGCTGCTGGAGGAGGCGCTCCGCGTCCTCGCGCCCGACGTGATCGGGCTGCCGCTCACGTTCGAGCGGTACGACCTCTCCCTCGAGAACCGCCGTCGCACGCGCAACCAGGTGGTGTTCGACGCCGCCGAGGCCAACGTGCGCCACGGCTTCGGCCTCAAGGCCGCGACGATCACCCCCGAGGGCGCCGGCGACGTCGGCAGCCCCAACGCGCTGCTGCGCGAGGCGATCGGCGGCAAGGTCATCATCCGGACGGGGCGGCGCCTGTCGGGCGTGCGACCCCTCGGCGGCATCCACGCCCCGATCTCGGTCGTCCGGATGGCGGTCGACGACGCCTACAACGCCCGCGAGTACCGCGAGGGGGAGGGCGACGACGAGCTCGCCTGGCGCGTCGAGCGCATCTCCCGCCGCACGTGCCGCGCCGTCGCCGAGTTCGCCTTCCAGCAGGCGCGCCGGATGCACGCCACCGTCTTCGGCGGGCCCAAGTGGACCGTCTCACCCGTCTACGAGGGGATGCTGAAGGAGGAGCTCGACGCCGCCGCCGCGCGCCACCCCGACGTGCGGTACCGGCCGATCCTGATCGACGCCCTCTACGCGGCCCTCGTCAGCCACTCCGGCGACGCCCTCGTCGTCCCCGCCCTGAACCGCGACGGCGACTGCCTCTCGGACATGATCCTCCAGCTCTTCGGGTCGATCGCCGGCGCCGAGTCCCAGCTGCTCGCGTTCGGCGAGGACTTCCGCGCCAGCGCCGTCATGGCGGAGGCCCCCCACGGCACCGCGCCGACCCTGCAGGGCAAGAACGTCGCGAACCCGCTGGCGATGATCCTGGCGGGCGCGTCGGTGCTGCCGTACATGGGCGACGAGCAGTTCCCCGTCGCGTCGCGGGCGATCTACGAGGGCGCCCTCGAGGCGATCGCCGAGGGGGTCCGCACCGCCGACCTCGGGGGCGAGAGCGCGATGGACGAGTTCACCGACGAGGTCATCAAGCGGGTGCGCACCAAGCTCGACGTGTGGTCGGCCCTGGGAGAGAGCGCCCTCCGCTACTGA
- a CDS encoding arylsulfatase: MSTPPDRHARAMLPIPDRPPPGLTTYDAKDPETAYPPIEPLLPPPGAPNVLIVLLDDVGFGASSAFGGPCRTPTAERMAAGGLRYNRFHTTALCAPTRQAMLTGRNHHSVGMGSITETATSAPGNSSLRPNTKAPLPMTLKLNGYSTAQFGKCHEVPVWQTSPLGPFDAWPSGGGGFETFYGFIGGENNQWEPALYDGTTAVEPPATPEEGYHLTEDLADRAVGWIRQQKALMPDRPFFVYFAPGATHAPHHVPKDWADRYAGEFDEGWDVQRERTFARQKEMGVIPPDAELTTRHAEIPAWDEMPDELTPVLARQMEVYAGFLEHTDHQVGRVIDAIEDLGILDDTIIYYIIGDNGASAEGTVNGAFNEMANFNGMAALETPEFLIARIDDFGSPDSYNHYAVGWAWAMDTPFQWTKQVASHWGGTRNGTIVHWPRGIEERGGLRSQFTHVIDVAPTILEAAGLPEPTMVNGVLQSPIEGTSMLYSFNDAAAPERHDLQYFEMFGNRGIYHRGWSAVTKHRTPWVMVGGELPAFDADVWELYDGAADYSQATDLSAEMPERLAHLQRLWLIEATKYNVLPLDDRTAERIEASMAGRPTLIRGDSQLFFPGMGRLSENSVVSIKNRSFSVTAEVEVPVGGADGVIIAQGGRFGGWAVYARDGHAKFVYNVLGVQEFATVADVAIPRGTHQVRVEFAYDGGGLAKGGDVTIYHDGEPVGAGRVERTQPMVFSADETTDIGYESGTTVTPDYSATSSRFTGRINWVQLDVGVADDDHLIDPEERLRVAMARQ; this comes from the coding sequence ATGAGCACCCCGCCCGACCGGCACGCCCGGGCCATGCTGCCGATCCCGGACCGGCCGCCGCCCGGTCTCACCACGTACGACGCCAAGGACCCCGAGACGGCGTACCCGCCGATCGAGCCGCTGCTGCCGCCGCCCGGCGCCCCGAACGTCCTGATCGTCCTCCTCGACGACGTGGGGTTCGGCGCCTCGTCGGCGTTCGGGGGCCCGTGCCGGACGCCGACCGCCGAGCGCATGGCCGCGGGCGGGCTGCGGTACAACCGCTTCCACACGACCGCCCTCTGCGCGCCGACCCGCCAGGCGATGCTGACGGGGCGCAACCACCACTCCGTCGGCATGGGGTCGATCACGGAGACCGCGACGTCGGCGCCGGGCAACAGCTCGCTGCGACCGAACACGAAGGCGCCGCTGCCGATGACCCTGAAGCTCAACGGCTACTCGACGGCCCAGTTCGGCAAGTGCCACGAGGTACCGGTGTGGCAGACCTCCCCCCTCGGCCCCTTCGACGCGTGGCCCTCGGGCGGTGGCGGGTTCGAGACGTTCTACGGGTTCATCGGCGGTGAGAACAACCAGTGGGAGCCCGCCCTCTACGATGGCACGACCGCCGTGGAGCCGCCGGCGACCCCCGAGGAGGGGTACCACCTCACCGAGGACCTCGCCGATCGCGCCGTCGGGTGGATCCGGCAGCAGAAGGCGCTGATGCCCGACCGGCCGTTCTTCGTCTACTTCGCCCCGGGCGCCACGCACGCCCCGCACCACGTCCCGAAGGACTGGGCTGACCGCTACGCGGGCGAGTTCGACGAGGGCTGGGACGTCCAGCGCGAGAGGACGTTCGCCCGCCAGAAGGAGATGGGGGTCATCCCCCCCGACGCCGAGCTCACGACCCGGCATGCCGAGATCCCGGCGTGGGACGAGATGCCCGACGAGCTCACGCCGGTGCTCGCCCGGCAGATGGAGGTCTACGCCGGTTTCCTCGAGCACACCGACCATCAGGTCGGCCGCGTGATCGACGCCATCGAGGACCTCGGGATCCTCGACGACACGATCATCTACTACATCATCGGGGACAACGGCGCGTCGGCCGAGGGCACCGTCAACGGCGCCTTCAACGAGATGGCCAACTTCAACGGGATGGCCGCGCTCGAGACGCCCGAGTTCTTGATCGCCCGGATCGACGACTTCGGGTCGCCCGACTCGTACAACCACTACGCGGTCGGCTGGGCGTGGGCGATGGACACCCCCTTCCAGTGGACCAAGCAGGTCGCCTCCCACTGGGGCGGCACCCGCAACGGGACGATCGTGCACTGGCCGCGGGGCATCGAGGAGCGCGGCGGGCTGCGGAGCCAGTTCACCCACGTGATCGACGTCGCCCCGACGATCCTCGAGGCCGCCGGCCTGCCCGAGCCGACGATGGTGAACGGCGTGCTCCAGTCGCCGATCGAGGGCACGAGCATGCTCTACTCGTTCAACGACGCCGCCGCGCCCGAACGCCACGACCTGCAGTACTTCGAGATGTTCGGCAACCGGGGCATCTACCACCGGGGCTGGAGCGCGGTCACCAAGCACCGCACGCCGTGGGTGATGGTCGGCGGCGAGCTGCCCGCCTTCGACGCCGACGTCTGGGAGCTCTACGACGGCGCGGCCGACTACAGCCAGGCCACGGACCTCTCGGCGGAGATGCCGGAGCGGCTGGCGCACCTCCAGCGCCTCTGGCTGATCGAGGCGACGAAGTACAACGTCCTGCCCCTCGATGACCGGACGGCGGAGCGGATCGAGGCGTCGATGGCGGGGCGCCCGACGCTGATCCGGGGCGACAGCCAGCTGTTCTTCCCCGGGATGGGGCGGCTTTCGGAGAACAGCGTGGTCAGCATCAAGAACCGCTCGTTCTCGGTGACGGCGGAGGTTGAGGTCCCGGTCGGCGGCGCGGACGGGGTGATCATCGCCCAGGGCGGCCGCTTCGGGGGGTGGGCGGTGTACGCCCGGGACGGCCACGCGAAGTTCGTCTACAACGTGCTGGGCGTCCAGGAGTTCGCGACGGTCGCCGACGTGGCGATCCCCCGGGGGACGCACCAGGTGCGGGTCGAGTTCGCCTACGACGGGGGCGGGCTCGCGAAGGGCGGCGACGTGACGATCTACCACGACGGCGAGCCCGTCGGCGCGGGTCGCGTCGAGCGCACGCAGCCGATGGTCTTCTCGGCGGACGAGACGACCGACATCGGCTACGAGTCGGGGACGACCGTGACGCCTGACTACTCGGCGACGTCCAGCCGCTTCACGGGCCGGATCAACTGGGTGCAGCTCGATGTCGGCGTCGCCGACGACGACCACCTCATCGACCCCGAGGAGCGTCTCCGGGTCGCGATGGCGCGGCAGTGA
- a CDS encoding MarR family transcriptional regulator, whose amino-acid sequence MLRDEDDLQLLAELAGVLDEVVSAAGLSPGSYLILRELVANPGPNPVTDLAARLGASPEEVAPLCSRLVDLHMALVKGSGVEVTDNGLGKAARIESDANDAMRAYVVDRPHTAAVYGLVASMQAGRFTVEDLLEFLAEGPTTSDDG is encoded by the coding sequence GTGCTCCGCGACGAGGACGACCTCCAGCTCCTGGCCGAGCTCGCCGGGGTCCTTGACGAGGTCGTGAGCGCCGCCGGCCTGTCGCCGGGCTCGTACCTGATCCTGCGCGAGCTGGTCGCGAACCCGGGGCCGAACCCCGTCACCGACCTCGCAGCGCGCCTCGGCGCGAGCCCCGAGGAGGTCGCGCCGCTCTGCTCGCGCCTCGTCGACCTCCACATGGCCCTCGTGAAGGGCAGCGGCGTCGAGGTCACCGACAACGGGCTCGGCAAGGCGGCCCGCATCGAGTCGGACGCGAACGACGCGATGCGCGCCTACGTCGTGGACCGCCCGCACACCGCCGCCGTCTACGGCCTGGTCGCCTCGATGCAGGCCGGCCGGTTCACCGTCGAGGACCTGCTGGAGTTCCTGGCCGAGGGGCCGACGACCTCCGACGACGGGTGA